From a single Eleginops maclovinus isolate JMC-PN-2008 ecotype Puerto Natales chromosome 2, JC_Emac_rtc_rv5, whole genome shotgun sequence genomic region:
- the LOC134879523 gene encoding G2/M phase-specific E3 ubiquitin-protein ligase-like — protein MSSCVTTRAASRAMRNNDPCTGNIDGEGNPGTGIDDDYNDDATNHPATSAVKRSRLVVEGVDGGPGTSSQDGGCLPRSDGNHGTSGHDDYSSYLALVSTLPDDSSDDEELNKAIIASMECSIAEKVPSQELLLELSSKIITKRQCRFNINRSAVWEGAMRGFHRVSYDPNLMISVKFSDDMGRNEEGIDLGGPRREFLRLLMETIARSAMFEGKENSKNFALDSTALREDRYYNAGRAIAVSLVHGGPPPNFLSPTVFSLLVDGSANPAVEDIADPELLENVKKVSESTTVEELEESKAPLLEYLANAGCLRPVQSIRDRELLVQDIVMFQVVHRVQGPFQRFSEGLKTLGVLEKIRRHPDSFKPLFCYEASLLTADQMDNLFSIRLSPEGSNKRTAEEMVVIFWRDYLQDAEEEEGPSKLQKILAFATGASVVPPIGFSPTPSVEFIHKGEDDYASTPLFPMANTCVNCIRLPLHVSYELFKDKFDFALGNTHGFGRS, from the exons ATGAGCAGCTGTGTCACCACCAGGGCAGCCTCAAGAGCAATGAGAAATAATGATCCCTGTACTGGCAATATTGATGGTGAAGGCAATCCTGGCACTGGTATTGACGATGATTATAATGATGATGCCACCAACCACCCAGCTACCAGTGCTGTTAAAAGGAGTAGATTAGTAGTGGAAGGAGTGGATGGCGGCCCTGGCACAAGCAGTCAAGATGGAGGCTGCCTTCCAAGGAGTGATGGCAACCATGGGACTAGCGGCCATGATGACTACTCATCATATTTAGCACTTGTGTCAACTCTTCCTGACGACTCCTCAGATGACGAGGAATTAAACAAGGCCATTATTGCCAGTATGGAGTGTTCAAT tgCAGAAAAGGTCCCGAGTCAGGAGTTACTGCTGGAACTCTCAAGcaaaattattacaaaacgACAGTGCAGGTTCAATATAAATCGCTCTGCTGTCTGGGAAGGAGCCATGCGGGGTTTCCATAGGGTATCCTACGACCCAAACTTGATGATTTCTGTAAAGTTCTCAGATGACATGGGGAGAAATGAGGAAGGGATTGATTTAGGAGGGCCAAGGAGGGAATTCTTGAGGCTGCTGATGGAGACCATTGCCAGATCCGCCATgtttgagggaaaagaaaacagcaagaacTTTGCTCTTGACAGTACTG CTCTAAGAGAGGACCGGTACTACAACGCTGGCAGAGCCATTGCAGTTAGTTTGGTGCATGGTGGTCCACCACCAAACTTCCTGTCACCAACAGTGTTTTCGCTTCTTGTTGATGGTTCAGCAAATCCAGCTGTAGAAGACATAGCTGACCCAGAACTCCTTGAGAACGTCAAAAAG GTATCTGAAAGTACCACGGTTGAGGAGCTTGAGGAGTCAAAGGCACCTCTACTTGAGTACCTGGCTAATGCAGGATGTCTAAGGCCTGTGCAGTCAATCAGGGACAGGGAGCTGCTGGTACAGGACATAGTGATGTTTCAGGTTGTCCACAGGGTCCAAGGTCCATTTCAAAG ATTCTCTGAAGGTCTGAAGACTCTTGGGGTTCTTGAAAAAATCAGGAGACATCCTGACAGCTTTAAGCCCCTGTTTTGCTATGAGGCAAGTCTTCTCACTGCTGACCAGATGGACAATCTCTTCAGCATTCGACTCTCTCCAGAAGGGAGCAACAagagaactgcagaagaaatggTTGTAATCTTCTGGAGAGACTATCTCCAGGATGCAGAAG aagAAGAAGGGCCATCCAAACTACAAAAAATATTGGCCTTCGCAACAGGAGCCTCTGTGGTGCCACCCATCGGCTTTTCCCCAACACCTTCTGTGGAGTTCATTCACAAGGGAGAGGACGACTATGCCTCGACACCATTGTTCCCTATGGCCAACACATGTGTCAACTGCATCAGGTTGCCGCTACATGTGTCATATGAACTCTTTAAAGACAAGTTTGACTTtgctttagggaacactcatGGGTTTGGCAGGTCATGa